In Anomaloglossus baeobatrachus isolate aAnoBae1 chromosome 3, aAnoBae1.hap1, whole genome shotgun sequence, one genomic interval encodes:
- the SLC30A1 gene encoding LOW QUALITY PROTEIN: proton-coupled zinc antiporter SLC30A1 (The sequence of the model RefSeq protein was modified relative to this genomic sequence to represent the inferred CDS: deleted 1 base in 1 codon), which produces MWESNRVRLLCMLGLTFVFFVAEVVVSRITGSLAMLSDSFHMLSDVIALVVGLIAVRFAQKTRSTDKNTFGWIRAGVMGALVNAIFLTALCFTIILEAVERFTEPQAIEQPLVVIGVGAGGLLINLIGLCMFRDSAGGGHGHSHGGGSGHGHSHGAKKNQRSRERSAGDGVVRDREETNNLVENGPGVEVLPGKHDALGDHAVDHRLNGSIVQNHIGEIHEDGSQLNMRGVFLHVLGDALGSVIVVVNALVFYFVFNPCPTGENCINPCVHDHCSDHPEINHTSLALNDSAEEPLIKMAGPCWVLYLDPALCVIMVCILLYTTYPLLKESALILLQTVPKQIDITSLKQKLQSLEGVEAVHELHVWQLAESRIIATAHIKCHDPTAYMEVAKRIKDFFHDEGIHATTIQPEFSNVESGSRISLCELSCRTQCAPKQCCGNSEKSITARKTSCGAATLGMISESPEHKPKRTNSSEDPDELKIDMDSVV; this is translated from the exons ATGTGGGAGTCTAACCGTGTGCGGCTGCTATGTATGCTCGGCCTCACCTTCGTGTTCTTCGTGGCGGAGGTGGTGGTCAGTCGGATCACCGGCTCCCTGGCGATGCTCTCCGACTCCTTCCACATGCTGTCCGATGTGATCGCGCTGGTGGTCGGGCTGATCGCCGTGCGATTCGCTCAGAAGACTCGCTCCACCGATAAGAACACGTTCGGCTGGATCCGGGCCGGGGTGATGGGGGCGCTGGTGAACGCCATCTTCCTCACCGCCCTGTGCTTCACCATCatcctggaggccgtggagcgctTCACCGAGCCGCAGGCCATCGAGCAGCCGCTGGTCGTCATCGGGGTCGGCGCCGGCGGATTGCTCATCAATCTCATCGGCCTGTGCATGTTCCGGGACAGCGCGGGGGGCGGACACGGACACTCCCACGGCGGAGGCTCCGGACACGGACACTCGCACGGGGCCAAGAAGAACCAGCGGAGCCGG GAGAGATCGGCGGGAGATGGGGTCGTCCGTGACCGGGAGGAGACCAACAACCTGGTGGAGAACGGACCCGGGGTGGAGGTGCTGCCCGGGAAACATG ATGCGTTGGGAGATCACGCAGTAGATCACCGACTGAATGGCAGCATTGTCCAAAACCACATTGGAGAAATCCACGAGGACGGCTCTCAGCTGAACATGCGCGGAGTCTTCCTCCACGTTCTGGGTGACGCTCTGGGCTCGGTCATCGTGGTGGTCAACGCTTTGGTCTTTTACTTTGTGTTTAACCCTTGTCCAACCGGGGAGAATTGCATCAACCCTTGTGTTCACGACCACTGCTCCGATCATCCAGAGATCAACCACACCTCACTCGCCCTGAATGACAGCGCGGAAGAGCCGCTCATCAAGATGGCCGGACCCTGCTGGGTGTTGTACCTGGACCCCGCCCTGTGTGTTATCATGGTGTGTATATTGCTGTATACAACCTACCCGCTTCTTAAAGAGTCCGCCCTCATCTTGCTGCAAACAGTCCCCAAACAAATTGACATTACCTCCTTGAAACAAAAGCTGCAAAGCCTTGAGGGCGTCGAGGCTGTCCACGAACTGCACGTCTGGCAGCTGGCGGAGAGCCGCATCATTGCCACGGCTCATATAAAATGCCATGACCCCACCGCTTATATGGAGGTAGCAAAGCGTATTAAAGACTTCTTCCACGACGAAGGAATCCACGCTACCACTATTCAACCCGAATTTTCCAATGTGGAATCCGGGTCTAGAATATCCCTCTGTGAACTTTCCTGCAGAACGCAGTGCGCCCCCAAACAGTGCTGCGGGAACTCCGAAAAAAGCATCACGGCCAGGAAGACCAGCTGCGGAGCGGCCACCCTGGGGATGATTAGTGAATCTCCGGAGCATAAACCCAAGAGAACTAATTCCTCCGAGGACCCAGACGAACTGAAGATAGACATGGACTCCGTGGTGTGA